The Elaeis guineensis isolate ETL-2024a chromosome 12, EG11, whole genome shotgun sequence sequence TGATGAGCGTTTCGGACATGTTAAGATGTCTGACTTCCTTATCTACTCCATCAAGGCACTGATCCAGTCACTGAAACCAATCCTTGATGCTATTTTGGCCCAGACCAGGAATGAGTTCGACTCTTTTGAAGAAGTTTTTAGACTCTACGAAGGGGGTCTCCCAGTGCCCAATGTTCCCCTGCTTGATGAGCTCAGAGAAAGAATCCCTTTTGAGATGGTCAAGGAAATGCTCCGCACCGAAGGCAACCAGCGCCTACTTAAGTTCCCCCTTCCCCATGTCAACCGAGGTACCTCCAATTACTTCTCTGAAGGttttaacagaaaaaaaaaaaaaaaaaaaaacttctctgAGGGAGACGATGGATGATTTACGCAAACCTGATCCTCCACTGTTGTCTTTACTTCTTTTCAGTCGACAAATATGCATGGCAAAGCGACGAAGAATTTGCTCGAGAAATGCTGGCAGGAGTGAACCCTCTTATGATTAGTCGTCTCCAAGTGTTCCCTCCAACCAGCAAGCTTGATCCTAACAAATATGGCAACCAAACCAGCTCCATAACAGCAGCTCACATTCAGAAGAATTTGGACGGTTTGACAGTAGATCAGGTTCAACTAACTAAATATAAACTATCTATATTATCAAGGGAGGTTGTGCGCAACTAATTAGGTTTGTCATGGTTTGATGGTTTTGCCCTGTTTTCAGGCACTGGAGAGCAACAGGCTATTCATCTTGGATCACCATGACACTTTGATGCCTTACATAAATCGCATAAATTCCAACACATCCAATAAGGCATATGCCACTCGAACTCTGCTATTCCTAAAAGAGGATCAGACTCTGAAACCAGTAGCAATTGAGCTCAGCTTGCCACATCCGGATGGAGAGCAACATGGCATCATAAGCAGGGTCTTCACGCCAGCTGATAAAGGGCTTGAGGGATCCATTTGGCAGCTTGCAAAGGCTTATGTCTGCGTTAACGACTCGGCCTACCATGAACTTATTAGCCACTGGTCTGGAAATATTGCTTCAAAATCTTAACTTGGTTCTGACAATCTTTAATTACTTGAGATCAATATCCCTTCATTCATCTAATAAAACTCCTCTGAACTGATTACATGCTTGCAGGCTGAACACGCACGCAATTATGGAACCATTTGTGCTCGCAACGAACCGTCACCTCAGTGTTGTCCATCCGATCTACAAGCTGCTAAGCCCCCACTACCGTGACACGATGAACATAAACGCCCTCGCTCGGCAGGCCCTCATCAATGCTGGTGGCATCATTGAATCGATCGTCTTCCCAGGGAAATATGCCATGGAGATGTCCGCCGTAATCTACAAGAGCTGGAATTTCACCGAGCAGGCCCTCCCAGCGGATCTTCTCAAGAGGTAGAATTACAATTCATCAAAACTTTATGCATTGCAATTCTTGATAATTACTCTTGTCAACCAAGTATTACATTGCAAAATCAATATTAAGCTGTTAGAAATCAAGTTAACAGTGCATACCAGATCTAATAACAATTATCTAAAAACAACTACCAAATTTTTCAACAGAGGAGTTGCGGTTGAAGATCCAACCAGCCCGAACAAGATCCGGCTGCTGATCCGGGACTACCCTTATGCCGTAGATGGGCTCGCTGTGTGGTCGGCGATCGAGGCGTGGGTTAACGAATACTGTTCCATCTACTACCCGAGCGACACAGTGGTCCGGACCGATGCCGAGCTGCAGGCCTGGTGGAAGGAGATCCGTGAGGTCGGCCATGGTGACAAGAAGGATGAACCATGGTGGCCGAAGATGCAGACCGTCGGTGAGCTGATCAGCACCTGTACCACCATCATCTGGGTGGCCTCCGCCCTCCACACGGCCGTCAATTTTGGGCAGTACCCCTACTTCGGGTACATTCCCAACCGTCCCATGTTGAGCCGGAGGTTCATGCCTGAACCGGGTTCGGCTGAGTATGAGATGCTGAAGACCGAACCTGAGAAGGCATTTATGAGGTGCACCATGAGCCAGGTCCAGACGATCATGGGCGTGGGGATTTTGGAGATACTGTCATCCCACGCATCGGACGAGGTGTATTTGGGCCAGAGGGACACACCCGAATGGACCAAGGATCAGAAGACGTTGGAGGCGTTCCACCGGTTCGGGGAGCGGCTCAAGAAGATCGAGGCCAAGATCCTGGCCATGAACGAGGACCCGAGTCTGAAAAACCGGAAGGGGCCAGTCATGATGCCCTACACCTTGTTGTTCCCAACTGGTGAAAAGGGTATCACTGCCAAGGGGATTCCTAATAGCATTTCTATCTGAGAAAGTTTTCACCAGAGGTGATCTAAGAGTCAGCAGCAAATAAGGTCCATCTAGTGTCCATAAAGGTTGTAGACTATATGGTACCGGGTGGATGCGTGGTGTGAAATAATGTACGAAGGATTGTGCACCGAGGAGATGGTTGGGTTGTTGCTTGGTTTGTATCTGGTCCCGGTCGACTTTTGCAAGTTGTGTAGCCCAAAGTGGCTTATGGTCTTAAgcatccaaaataataaaaaaataaaataaaaagagctTTACAAGTGTGATAGCAACTTTCACTGtaacaaaaaaattgagtaacAACTTTGTTTATGGAAGTTTTTAAGGTACTAGTAATTTTTTGGCCCAAAATTAGACCATGTTTAATTGGAACCGGTCTACTTGGCCCACCCAGCCACCAAGAAAAAAATAgtcccctcaaaaaaaaaaaaaaaaaaaagagaggaagaagattcCCAACAGAACTCTTCTTCTCTAAGGAATTGGATCTGAACCAAACTTAAAGCCCCTTCCTATAAGAGGAGATCCTCTTCCCCTTCACGATTACTATTGTCgagatccctctctctctctctctctcaccatctttctccctctatttttctttcttatttccaGACTACCTTCATCATGCCGGGTGAAATTGTGGCCAAAACCACCAGAGACAAAATAAGAACTCTCGAATCATCTTCCTCCAATCCCTTTTAGTTCATAAAACTCTGATTTCAGCCGATtattgccaaaaatttattgaaaaatcagatctttgacttttcatatttttctgtgatttttatggatttttcttGATGTTGTTCATTGCCGTTGATCACCAGACCAGGGACCTTCGATTGTGCCACCATGGGCTGTATCCTTGGCTACCATCTTTGGACAAAGCAAGACTTTTCCATTTTTCAATGGTAGCAACCTAAGAGGGAGGATGAATTAGGTTTCTTAAAAATTAACTTTAACTATCGTTGCCCAAAAATAATCTTAAAAGTGTTTGTGAAGGGCTTAGCAAATAATAGATAAAGGCAGCAGAAATAACAATGTAAGTAAAGTAAAATAATGATGAATACAAAAAGATTTATAATAGTTCGGTATTAAACTCAGTATCTATATCCACTCTCAAAGTAAATTCATTTGAAAATTCCAACTATAACCTCTTCAAGATTATAGTTCGATTATTTTTATAGGTTCACAATCTAGTCCAAATGATTTTATTTGGACACCAACCATAATCTTATAACTAATTGTTTTATCATGGACTCACAATCAATCGCGATTGGATTTTATAGAGCTACTGTTGGAGCAACTTTTTTAGATTGTAGATGTCAGAAAATAGTTAGGATCAGGTCGTAGAGATCTTTGAAGGCCAGCAACACAGCAACACAAAAACAACCTTCAGAATTTCAACAGCCTTGTAAATCCAGTCGGCAGAATTTTCTTCTGTGATTCGAACCTTTtctctatcagatctgaaatccaccttttaagatctgaaagctgttagatgtatgtcctagaagtcaatatgactgacacattgtaataaatctaggatacaattttatacttaagatattgatttgatcaataaaaagacaagtttattttttattcaagtgtgatgtatccttgaatcgtccatggaattaactttcaatatatattctcaagtgttgggtttcgatggtgcagcggaagggttaagtgttcaaaatttttattcaaaacactcgATGCACCGAAAATCCCAATGCCCAGCAACCCTTGACTGtaaaatcaaagtataataaatataaattaggataagaagaatacctgtagcgctaatttcaatttttacaaggcatccaagtatccgccctctaatagtgatccacacagaaactgaatcaaggacagcgctccttctttaccttgcttcaaaagttctagccactaaaactcgactagccttatACCGGTCAGATTTCTCTAAGAAACTGACTCTactctctcagaacctcctctggacttctgatcctccttctttaggaccctcacaatccttgttaggatcagataaggctttgtcttaaatcccaaatttttgtcctaaaactaagataggttgtaagaaagaaaagagagcaacggagataaaattagaaactctttctgaattcctcggacacccagtgccccagtcaatttatagccactagagggatgccaaaagagagagatgcGCCTTATCCAAGaggtctatctgatctgattatcagagataagagttccttcaaacagaaggactcttatcaatgatacgtcgatcagcaccctgctctgcacaTGCGACTAGAGAAAGGATATtttcgcatcccttctcaaatcagaaaaatcctcaaaaatctatttgaatagaggattcaatcttaattccagaacatataatgagtggataaaaattcctaCAAATGGATGTGTTTTCAAGTCCTTTCTCACGAAGTCTGATCACCGCACgtgcaggcatgaggaggaacttatggcatccgtttggcatccatataagtctaaaaaatttcaaaaaaattaccaaaaatagctTGTCAAATGAGAAACGTTATCACCAAAAGTTgttctattttgaaagtatttgataaagagaaagactctccaaatctcagagagatgcgacgcttctgcATGCGcgtgagacttccttcctttttctaatttttctccaccccaaaaattccagaaaaaatatatctcatactttgagatatacaccagaggatagagggtgatatgggctaccacacgcatcttaatcccatgccagagggactcttttcttctgcccatgccaacacttgtacgtagaacctgttttgcgccaagagtccttcacaacttggactcttcataattggcgttaaaataagatgtggcaccccaatttggattgcttctaggtggtatgacctgacccaaatattcataaaattgggctagctaattagcaagggatgagaccaaactgacctccaaaggagcaagggttccacacgtgctagcatgcttaccggagccctgattgaatctaaaattttaatcaacctttttcaaaaagatccttggccaatttctatgtgtgtgacccattgggttccacatctagctagcagtaagttcggatgcaagttgatcaaatttgattagatttcaatctaattgatttaggtccaatcgagctaacccaagttcaacaattataatcctttctaattgacgatcgaattaaactctttaattctatcaaaaatttacaaatcaagattgatgtctagtaacatattatgactacccagaagatgtagaattttgataaaaatactaaatatatctttcagtggtaagttaccatataattcaatccttcgatcattcctgcaccctgaatatgttcatgagtatggaatcatgttaaactcaaacacatattcatatcgattatcaattaaccaatgatgacttcaatgaagaagtattagaaactttttctaatctcctttctgcttttggccaaaagatttttttcaagtcatctaggattgagaatacacaggatatgatctcctcttactaagagtgatcgattccatgttgacttaGTCACAActttcatatacactccaccatatccagaacaccccgtacatgtcttaatgtcatgcctaggtatgaaccaaaatatgaattcatgtgcacaagattttatggtggtctcaggtctaaagatcacttgcacaactcctacttagagaaccatctttgacatgcaagtaaggcttccataagatgttttctttcatcgagtcaattcagtggactcatttttcaaatgagcatccacatccttgtattagtgtctcacacaag is a genomic window containing:
- the LOC105054692 gene encoding probable linoleate 9S-lipoxygenase 5, encoding MILGGVSKAAGSVVGGIGSTVGSVVGGIGDTVGSIIGGAQGNVKGTVVLMKKNVLDFTDFGATLLDDVHELLGQGVSLQLVSATVGDPNNGNRGIVGEPAYLESYITSLPSIAAGESTFTVTFDWNENHGIPGAVIVKNQHSAQFFLKTVTLENFLGKGRIHFVCDSWVYPVDKYKYNRIFFANNTYLPGDTPSPLRPYREDELRHLRGEGETETLQEWDRVYNYAYYNDLGNPDAGPEMARPVLGGSAEYPYPRRGRTNRPPTKTDPNSESRLILGLDIYVPRDERFGHVKMSDFLIYSIKALIQSLKPILDAILAQTRNEFDSFEEVFRLYEGGLPVPNVPLLDELRERIPFEMVKEMLRTEGNQRLLKFPLPHVNRVDKYAWQSDEEFAREMLAGVNPLMISRLQVFPPTSKLDPNKYGNQTSSITAAHIQKNLDGLTVDQALESNRLFILDHHDTLMPYINRINSNTSNKAYATRTLLFLKEDQTLKPVAIELSLPHPDGEQHGIISRVFTPADKGLEGSIWQLAKAYVCVNDSAYHELISHWLNTHAIMEPFVLATNRHLSVVHPIYKLLSPHYRDTMNINALARQALINAGGIIESIVFPGKYAMEMSAVIYKSWNFTEQALPADLLKRGVAVEDPTSPNKIRLLIRDYPYAVDGLAVWSAIEAWVNEYCSIYYPSDTVVRTDAELQAWWKEIREVGHGDKKDEPWWPKMQTVGELISTCTTIIWVASALHTAVNFGQYPYFGYIPNRPMLSRRFMPEPGSAEYEMLKTEPEKAFMRCTMSQVQTIMGVGILEILSSHASDEVYLGQRDTPEWTKDQKTLEAFHRFGERLKKIEAKILAMNEDPSLKNRKGPVMMPYTLLFPTGEKGITAKGIPNSISI